The following coding sequences lie in one Leucoraja erinacea ecotype New England chromosome 20, Leri_hhj_1, whole genome shotgun sequence genomic window:
- the mettl22 gene encoding methyltransferase-like protein 22: MDSITFTSDTVLSDVHIYTPNCSHLMVRLNGDGQPVFVSKFKILHNSTAHSKGDVEHLNNEETRDDDLIHQIGGGGATVSGKDEPRSDTLLDADGDLDVTRRSDGNLHSDEDDEWREKVYPTIISKGEDFFNEEQEEDCSEIRIEHTMGTALEDVGKQVWRGAFLLADYILNYSHLFRDHTVLELGAGTGMTSIVTATVAKTIYCTDVGEDLLNMCQRNVIANKHIYGTTGSEIKVRDLDWLKDEFCTDTKNPYCWSEEETAQLHDQTDVLFAADVFYDDDLTDAFFQTIYRVLSHLRNPSTVYLSVEKRLNFTLRKLDVTCDAYDHFRLCLDELANMSDGRTSFVVESVKLAFPQFLVYERVEQLELWKIIVEPHTAMKRLL; encoded by the exons ATGGATTCAATCACATTCACCAGTGACACAGTGCTTTCTGATGTCCACATCTACACCCCAAACTGTAGCCACTTGATGGTGAGGCTGAATGGAGATGGACAACCAG TTTTTGTGTCGAAGTTCAAAATACTACATAATAGTACTGCCCACAGCAAGGGTGACGTGGAGCATCTGAACAATGAGGAAACCAGAGATGATGATTTGATTCACCAGATTGGTGGCGGTGGAGCCACTGTGAGTGGCAAAGATGAACCACGCTCTGACACCTTGCTTGATGCTGATGGAGACCTGGACGTCACGAGAAGATCTGATGGCAATCTTCACTCTGATGAAGACGATGAATGGAGAGAGAAAGTATATCCCACCATAATCAGTAAAGGGGAAGATTTTTTCAACGAGGAGCAGGAGGAAGATTGCAGTGAGATCAGAATAg AACACACAATGGGTACTGCGCTGGAGGATGTCGGAAAGCAG GTGTGGCGGGGTGCTTTTCTCCTTGCTGACTACATTTTAAATTATAGTCACCTATTCAGAGACCACACCGTTCTGGAGTTGGGAGCGGGCACAGGAATGACCAGCATTGTCACGGCAACTGTTGCTAAGACCATTTATTGCACAG atgTTGGTGAAGATTTACTGAATATGTGTCAACGAAATGTAATCGCAAACAAACATATTTATGGAACGACAG GAAGTGAAATAAAAGTAAGAGACCTGGACTGGCTAAAAGATGAATTTTGCACAG ACACTAAAAACCCATACTGTTGGTCGGAAGAAGAAACTGCCCAGTTGCATGACCAGACGGATGTGCTGTTTGCTGCTGATG TATTCTACGATGATGACTTGACAGATGCATTCTTTCAGACAATCTACAGAGTTTTGAGCCATTTGAGAAATCCAAGTACTGTATATCTCTCTGTGGAGAAAAG ACTGAACTTTACGTTGCGAAAACTGGATGTTACATGCGATGCTTATGATCActtccgactgtgtttggatgaGTTGGCAAACATGAGTGACGGGAGAACTTCATTTGTTGTGGAGTCAGTCAAACTTGCTTTTCCACAGTTCCTGGTTTATGAGCGAGTGGAACAATTG GAACTGTGGAAAATAATTGTTGAGCCGCACACAGCAATGAAAAGGCTATTGTAA